In Shewanella glacialimarina, the genomic stretch AAGCCTTTAATGCAATATAAAACAATTATAAGAATCACAGGTTTGCTGATGGCCTTGTTCTCTATCACTATGCTGCCGCCTGCTTTGGTGGCGGTGTTTTATAAAGATGGTGGTGGTACTGCGTTTGTTCAAGCATTCTTTGTCAGTTTATTCCTAGGCTTTTTGCTTTGGTATCCTAATCGTAAACATAAAAGCGATTTACGTACCCGTGAAGGCTTTCTTATTGTGGTGTTGTTTTGGACGGTACTGGGGTCAATTGGGGCATTGCCATTTATTTTCTCCAAAGTGCCTGATTTAAGTTGGACCGACAGCTTTTTTGAATCATTTTCAGCGCTAACAACCACAGGGGCGACTGTTATTGTCGGCCTAGATGACTTACCTAAAGCGGTATTGTTCTATCGTCATTTACTGCAATGGATGGGCGGTATGGGGATCATCGTACTTGCTGTGGCTATTTTGCCGTTACTGGGTATTGGTGGCATGCAGCTATTTAAAGCCGAGATCCCTGGGCCAGTTAAAGACAGTAAAATGACCCCAAGAATTGCCGAAACTGCGAAAGCGTTATGGTACATTTATTTGATGTTAACTATCGCCTGCGCCACGGCATTTTACTTTGCAGGCATGAATGCTTTTGACGCTATTTGTCATGCGTTTTCCACTATCGCCATTGGTGGTTTTTCCACTAAAGATGCCAGTATTGGTTATTACGATAGCTCGGCGATTAATATTATCTGTGCGGTATTTTTACTCATTGCCGCCGTTAATTTTAGTGTGCATTTTGCCGCTTTCACTCGTCGTGGAATTAACTTTAAAATTTACTTTAAGGATGCTGAGTTTAAGGTATTAATCGGCGTTCAAGTGGTGCTAACAGCCATTTGTTTTACCACGTTATATTACTCGGGGGTTTACGACTCCCCTGAGCAGACATTAGATTATGCATTTTTCCAGGTGGTGTCGATATCAACTACCGCAGGGTTTGGCACTGAAAGCTTCCACTCCTGGCCGCTGTTTTTACCCGTATTACTGATATTTTCAAGTTTTATTGGCGGTTGTGCAGGTTCAACTGGCGGGGGGATGAAGGTTATTCGACTTATCCTGTTGGTATTGCAGGGCTCG encodes the following:
- a CDS encoding TrkH family potassium uptake protein, which codes for MQYKTIIRITGLLMALFSITMLPPALVAVFYKDGGGTAFVQAFFVSLFLGFLLWYPNRKHKSDLRTREGFLIVVLFWTVLGSIGALPFIFSKVPDLSWTDSFFESFSALTTTGATVIVGLDDLPKAVLFYRHLLQWMGGMGIIVLAVAILPLLGIGGMQLFKAEIPGPVKDSKMTPRIAETAKALWYIYLMLTIACATAFYFAGMNAFDAICHAFSTIAIGGFSTKDASIGYYDSSAINIICAVFLLIAAVNFSVHFAAFTRRGINFKIYFKDAEFKVLIGVQVVLTAICFTTLYYSGVYDSPEQTLDYAFFQVVSISTTAGFGTESFHSWPLFLPVLLIFSSFIGGCAGSTGGGMKVIRLILLVLQGSRELKRLVHPKAMYSIRIGGAALPDRIIDAVWGFFSAYALVFVICMVILMAMDMDAITAFSATAASLNNLGPGLGDVANNYASITDGAKWVLVIAMLFGRLEVFTLLVLFTPTFWKN